The Chryseobacterium indologenes genomic sequence TTATCAAGCATAATATATTTTGTCTCTTTGCCTTCGATATCGTACAAGGGAAAAGTCAGTTTTCCAGAAGAAGCTGTATCCAGTTTATTTTCCTGTATGAATTTTTTAGGATTAAAAGAAAATATAAACTGACGTGATTGTCCTTGTAATCCACTACAAAAGAGGACAAAACAGAATAATAACAATATATTTCTCATCCTTAAATAATTTAATATCCTTTACTTATAAGCCTTAAAAAAGGGCTATATAAATATAACCCTTTTTTACATTGCTTTTTATCAATTATTTTTTAATGACCTTTGATTGACTGATTATTGTCTTATTGTTCAACAATTTCAACATATAAACTCCTGTTTTAAATTTAGAGAAATTGATCTCAGAATTGTTCATGACATTTGTTTCCATCAGTCTTCCGGATGCATCATAAATTTCGTAATGGCTAATCTTTTCATCACTATAAATATGAAGATAGTCTTTTACCGGATTCGGTACAAGGCCGATCTGTTTTTTAGCAATATCCCCTGTTGCCAACGCTGCAGTAATAATCAGAGAAACATTATTTTTACTCAACTGGAGGCAGGTTTTGCTTTGGGTAAGCTCGGCAATAGATTTATTGAGAAGGTTAGCTGCAGTTCCCGTGTAAGAAATTCCCTGTACAGTGTAAGTTCCAACCGGTAAACTGGTGAAGTCGGCAGTTGTACTCTGCGCCACAATCGTATTGGTGGCTGTATTAATGGCTATATAGGTGTAGCTTAATCCGGCAGGCGTATCCATAACATTAAAGAAGCTTCCAGGTCCTTCATTGCTCACTGTTACACTAGCCCCTATTGCAGTGCCGCCCAGGTTTTTTGCCGTCATAAAATACTCAACACCTTTTTCAAGGTTTACAGAGAATGATCTGTAGTAGCTCAAGCTGGTTCCTGTTCCACTATATACGCCGTTAGAAGTAACGAAATTTGCAACATTTACCTGATTTCCTTTATACACCGTCATGATTACGGCATCAGGTGAAGGATAACTTATGGTATAGCTTCCTGTTTCCGTTACTTTAAATTTGTAAGGAATTAAACTTGTACTAGCCAGAATCTGATACGGAGCTGTACTCGTCTGATTATAAATATATAATGGATTCGGGCTCATATTGGCCGTAGCAAAAGTGATTATTTTTGAGCTGTAAGAATCAGCAGAGGAAGTCTGCGGCTGTAGGTTTAGATTGGCCTGGGCACTTCCCTGGATAGCTGTTACCACTTTAGCATTTTCCACCATTACAGACGGGAATGCATTACAGGTTGAATTGATGGTAAAATTCGTATTCGATACATCAAAGAACTCTGCATAATTATTGATCACCGCAGTCACCTTTATTCTTGCTTTATCTGTATAAGGAAGAAACGGAATCAATACCGTAGCGGTACCATTATTAGGAACATCAGAAGCAAGAGTGTATGGGAAAGTATCACCTCCGTCTGTGGACAGAAGAATATTTACCGTATTCTTTAAGGTATTGGTCTGATTTACATCCCATGTTACATTCATATTAGTATCGTTATTCACCGTTACATTGGTGTTGGGATAGGTAACAGCTAAAGGTCCCTGGTCTGTTACGGTTACTACCACCTGATCAGAATCTGCTCCGCCGGAAACGGCACTGTTATCTCTTACCGTAAACCGCATTTTCATCGTTCTAGCTACGAGAGGTAATGCTTCTGCGGCATTGGTAGGAGGAGTATTCTGATTATTGAGTACAAACCTCATTTTTGGGAAATACCTTTCCGTGGTCGTAGTGCTTTGTTCTGATCTGAATAATGGCGCTGTAGTACTGTTTACGGCAGAATAGCCACCGACACCGTTTATCGTACTGCCAAATGCTCCCTTATCGTTGGCACTGGCTACATCTACCTGATCCCAGGTATAAGAAAGATGAGTATCTTCTGCATCTGTTCCGATTCCTTTTAATTTGAAAGGAGTATTCTTTGGAATACTGATTGCCGTATTTCCTGCGTTGGCTACAGGAGGGGTATTGGCTACCGCTACTGCATTAAAGCAGGTAGAATATACACTCAGTGTATTGAGAATCTGGTCGATACTTTTCGCATGGAAATAATTCAGTCCGTTATTGCCGGAGTTCGTCTGATCATTGGGCGTTGTACAGTTGTTTCCGTATGCCATAATGGTAGATCCCGCACCGGGCTCTACGGCAGAATCACCATTCCAGCCCGCTGTACAGAAAGTCGGGCTTCCGGCAGATCCTCCAACGGCGTTGTATGTATGCCATGCGCCAAACTGATGGCCCATTTCATGCACAATCAGGTTCGCTGTTAAAGATTTTGGCATTGAAAGCGTCCATTGGCTCCATGCTCTTGCTTTAAAAGAAGAATTACATGGCTGTGGCCCCGCCTGTCCCTGGGCACTGCCTCCTGCTCCCGGCATAATATTAAAGGTATGTCCGATATCATAATCTGCATAAGGAAGTGTACCGTTGGTATTCATAATGTCAAATCCTGCCTGAGAATTTGCTGCAGAAGCAAAAGAAGCATTAACAGTAAAAGGGTCTGTAGCCGCATCTGTAAATAAAAGGGTTTTGTCTGTCGTTTTACTGATCAGCGTAAAAGAGATAGACAGCTCAGATTCGTAGATCTGATTTATCAGGTTCATCATCGCTACCAGCTCAGCCAGTGCCGCATCCTGATTGCTGAAAGATGAAGTAAACTCACCTGTAGTAGCCACAGCCATTCTAAATGTTTTCATCTGACCTCCATATGGAAAACCCGTGACGGATTTCTGAACATTGAGTGCATGGCCGATAGCCTCAAGACTTTTTTTGAATTCCGTTTCATCGGTACCACACTGGAAATTCTCGCCGAACATCTCTGAGGAGTTATAAATTCTATATTCTCCAGCCTGCGTTTTGTAAGGTTCAATGATAAAGTATCCTTGGGCAGTTTTGATCATTGCCGTTACTTTATCCCCGGCCAGGGTAAGTTTTATTCTCGATTGCCTGTCTTTGGAATATCCGTCAAAAGTAACAATATCCTTTAATCTTTTGTTAACAAGGTTATTCTCAGACAAAATAAACTCCTGCTGTGATCCGTCAATAAGTGTCAAAACAATAGACTGGTCAGCAATTTTCGAGGAATTCTTTTTCTTGCTTTCCACATTTCTTTTGAAATTTTCGACATTAAGTTTAAAAGTCGTTCCCGGAAGATGGGTGGCACGCAGTTCATTCGTGTTGGAAATCTGTGCATTGATCAAAAAAGAGGCACAAACCGAAAGGAAGGTAATTTTCAATTTCATTGTTGATGGTTTTTTTTTAAAGATAAATAATATATTAATACAAAATCACCAAATATTGTATAATTTATTGAAAATCAAAACAAAGACTGTATCAGTATCATTGAAATGATAGCTACTCTCCTCCTCACTACTCACAGCTATTATAAAAAAAGCAGGCTAAGAATACACTACTTCACCTTTGATTATATGATTTCAATTTTATTTTGTTAGATTTGTATTGAAAATCATCTAACATTTTGAAAACAACCCTAACAGAAGAAAATTACCTGAAAGCTTTGTTTCATTTAGTTGACAATGAAGGTAAGGTGACGATTAATGAACTCAGCAAATTTTTAAATGTAAAAATGCCGAGCGTCAATAATATGATGAAGAAATTCGCAGAAAAAAAATGGGTCATTTATGAGACCTACAAACCATTGATTGTCACTGAAAGCGGTAGACGAGAAGCTTCTCTGGTTGTTCGCAAGCACAGACTTACCGAAATGTTTCTCGTAAAGAAGATGAATTTCGGCTGGGAAAACGTCCATGAAATTGCAGAACAACTGGAACATGTGCATTCGCAAATCTTTTTTGACAAAATGGATGAAATTCTGGATTATCCTAAGTTTGATCCTCATGGGGAGCCTATTCCTGATAAAGACGGAAATATTATTGCTCAGGATCTGCAAAAACTGAGTACTTGTGAAGTTGGCGAAACAGTCGTTTTTGCCTCCGTTACTCTTTCGGATGATGCTTTTTTAAGTTACCTGAATGACAGAAAACTCCTTCTCAACACCAAAGTAAAAATCATTAAAATAGAAAGTTTCGACAAGTCTATGACAATAGAAATCGGAAATTCCAAAGAGGTCCTCAGTAAAAAAGCTACTGAAAAGATTTTGGTTAAAAAATAAAAAATACCGGTGGATGATATCTTTACATCACCGGTATTTTATTTACTTCTTCTGCTACTATTTTCTCTGCAAATCCTGTTGTTGTTTTACTGACTCTTCATAGAATGTTGATCAATACGGTCTATCTTTGCTCTTTCCGACCCAATTTTCATTGCAGGACTGGCGGTTTTACAGCTTAGCATGAAAATGACTGAGAGACCCAAAGTAAACAAACTAACTTTTATTTTACTGACTAAAATTTTCATATATACTTTTTCTAAATAAAAACAAACTGAACAAAAAACAGAGATAACATCATGTTTATCAATACAAAAAAAATAATTACACGTACTATAATTTTGACTTTATTGGGTTAATTTTTCTACAATTTTTAATTATGTATTTTCATTTCTAATTAAAAATTGTCTTTAAGTAAAATCACTGCACAAAACTTCTTTTTAATCTGCTGAAGCGTTAAAAAACGGTTAAATAGCTGTAAAGAAACAAACTTGTATTTTTATTTTAATTAGGTTTGCATATCTATCTGCCAAGACTTTCAGTCGATCCGGAAAACAGCAAATTTTAATTATTTCTCCATAAAAATTATGAAAAAAAGTATTCAGCTTTTGATGATGTCAATGTTTTTAAGCCCATTGATCAATGCCCAGGTTAAAGATTTTGTAATTGAGCCGCCTGTTAAACCCAACCTGTATCTTTATAAAAGTTTCGGAGTTTTCGGGGGTAAAGAATATTCTGCCAATGCTGTATATCTTACCACTAAGAAAGGAGTTGTCTTATTTGATGTCCCATGGCAAAAGGAACAATATCAAACCCTTATGGACACCATACAAAAGCGTCATCACCTTCCTGTAATTGCTGTATTTGCCACCCACTCTCATGATGACAGAGCGGGCGATCTAAGCTTTTACAATCAAAAAGGAATTAAAACATATGCGACCGCCAAGACCAATGAACTGTTGAAAAAAGACGGAAAAGCAACCTCAACCGAAATTATAAAAACAGGAAAACCTTACAAAATTGGTGGTGAAGAATTTATGGTAGACTTTCTTGGAGAAGGACATACAGTTGATAATGTTGTTGTATGGTTCCCCAAATATAAAGTACTGGACGGAGGATGTCTTGTAAAAAGCAGGACAGCCACTGACCTGGGATATACAGGTGAAGCAAACGTAAAACAATGGCCGGAAACCATGCGAAAACTAAAAACGAAATATGCTCAGGCCACTCTGGTAATCCCGGGACACGACGAATGGAAAGGCGGTGGCCATGTACAGCATACTCTGGATCTTCTGGATAAGAATAAAAAGCCGGAATAATGTAAGACATTAAAATGGTTCGGAAAAAATCGAAAGATTTTTATAAAGCCTATTATTTATACTTAAAAAATCCCGAATTTTCATTCGGGATTTTTATTTTTATAATGTATTTTATTAATCTAGTACACTCCAGCCTCTCTTTGGATTGGTATTGGTAGAGACCTCTTGTTCGTTGACAATGATATTTTCTTTTCTCTGACCGATATAATCCAGTTCACTTAATTTAGAGAAGATCGTTTCCAAACTTCTCAACATCTGCTGGATATATAATAAAGGTTCTCCGCAATTATGGTGATCGTAGTTGGTCTCCGCTACGATAGAAAGCTGGTTCAGTAAGGTGTGAGGGGCAATTTCGCTCCATTCCAGACTGTAATTCAGCATTTCTTCCAGTTCGGCAGGAACCAGTAGCTGGGTCGAGTTATATAAATGAAGAGCCAGTCTCGCAAAAGACTCGATCAGATATACCGGCGGTTGCCATGGCGTGATATTTCTGAATTGGAAATACATATCTCCAAAGGTATTGACCATAGTAGTACATAGAAACTTAACGTTTTGGGCCAATGCTGTGTTCTGGTTCTTATGGGAAGCTTTTTGAATAATTTTAAAAGCATACTGCTGTAGGTTACCAATAGACTTCGCATAGCTGTTATAATACTCTATCAGAGCTGGATGGCTCTGAATGGAAGTACAGGGCGGGATAAAATTAGAATCTACCTGAGCAATATTCGCCCTTAGATCTACCTTTCCGATGATCAGATAATTACCTCCGGAATAACTGCTGTTTAAAGAGCTTACAGGAAGTAGTTCTATGTGGTGATTAGGTTGCGCGTTAGGATGACGGGGCGGAATTTCTTCAGGATCGATATCACCGAAAGGTACTTTATCAAAAGGATTAACAGAGATAAGGATGTAATAATCTCCGTCTGCCTGTTCCTCGTTCATGGATTTCGCCAATGACTTTACACTGATTCTTCTGTCGGTAAGCTCTATACGGTAACCTGCCATCGTCACGGCGCTGCATCTTTTGATTACAAGTTGTACATCATTGGTGGCAGTATTATGAACATCAAAAATAGTACGATCTGTGTATTCGTTGGAAATAGGCAAAAGACCGTAATTATATGTAGTAATTCCAAGTGAGTTGGAATCTCTGATGGTATCAATTAAGAAATTATCCTGATCGTTAAGGTGTCTTTGGGAAACTTTCATCCCATCCACCCAGTTGATCGCAAAATGTTTAATAGGCTGTATCATGTTAATACTTTTTAATTTTTTTGTGTTTATGCTTTTCTTACAACTCCTTCCTCTTCATGCTGAATCACTCTCTTACAGATCACCACTTCATTCTCGGAAATGCTGTTGGTAGAAATGTCCTGGTCGAAATCAATATATTTTCTGAAGCTGAAAAATGATTTTTTTGTATAGAAAATCCAGTAATAAGGCTCTCTCTCTTCGTCAGAAAGATGGATGATAGACCCCGGATTCTTATGATTGTAATCGTCTACTACTCTGTAAAACCAGTCTCCAAAAGTAACTCCTGTCGGAAGAGTTTTCGCTTTAATTCTGAATCTGTTGGAGTCTTCTAAATTTTTGCTCAGCTCAACATTCAGTACCATTAACCGGTCAAAATCTGCGCCTTCAAAATCCGGCAGCTTTTGTTCAGGAGAATATCTCCATGTTTTATAAATATCAAAAGGTATGCTGATAAACTGAATATAGCAGTAATAAAATACCATGGGAACCACAAAAATCAACATACTTGTAGCCGCCATGACAGCGTATCCCGTTCCTTTGCTCATAAAGTTGAAAAGCAGAGTAAACAGATAGCCTCCTAAGGCAATACAGGTAAGTGAAAGTATCGATTCAAACAAAATGCTCATTGCCACGGAATCAATATGTTTTTTGAAATACTTATGCAGCAGATTAACATGAATAATCCCGAAAATAAGATAGATAATCTGTGCAATAAGGTACCAGTAAGGATTAAAAAGATTGCCGGCAAACCCAAAAATTCCCGGAATGGCCAGACACAAACTGCATAGTAGGACGTATACTATAATTACTTTAATCTTGATCGCAGGTTTATTTCTCCTGATTATACCCAGTATAACCATCATTATAATTGCGATTAAAGGCATTAAAATATACCTTAAAAAAATACCTTTTACTGAAGAAATTTCCATTTGTTTCTTTTCGAATTTATACTTTGTTGGTAGTTGTAAATATAATAAAATAATTTAGAGGAAAGTAGAGTATCCAAGGCGGCTGGCATTTCTTTCATCATCCTCAAGACTGAAGGAATATTCAACCTTTTCTGTCACAAAATTCTCTTCCACATCCACTGTTACAGGAAGAAAATAATCATACAGCGCCTGAAGTACTTTTCTGAAAGGGCTTCCGGGAATATATTTCTCCATATCCTCATAAGGAATAGGCCCGATATTCACCACCCAGTTCCGCTGCCCGTCCATGTGCTTTCCACTCGGAATATACGTTACTCCCAATCTGGAATTTCCCAATAACATAGAATCGTCATTTTTCTCTATTTCATCAATAATGTTCGGAGAAAAAGTAACGACTACAGGCACCTGTAAAAAGGCTGTCATACATCTTTCAAACCATTTTTTACTTCCTCTTATCTGATGAAAAAACGGCAGAATATGCATAAAGATGTATGCGTTTTGCTTATCCAGCATGGTAATCAAAGGCCAAAGCTCACTTACCGTTTCCAGCAAGGCATCTGTATTACTCGTAATATCAAACTCTGATTCTTTCAGTAAGGAACTGATCTCTGTAAAAAAAACTTCCAGCTCAAAAGGACGGAAAAATTTTCTGGCGTCCTCTTCTACTCTTTTTGTCTTCGGATTTCCCTTACAACGGTATCAACATTTTTTCTGGAGGCTCCAAGGGACGGAGGATGAAAAAGACCTTCAGGAAGATAGTCATAAATACCTTCTCTATAACTTTCTATCGTAAATACTTCCTCATCAAAACCTAAGTAACTGCTGGTAATACTTTTAATATCCTTAAGATAGGCACGGTCATTCACGCCGACTCTTTCAATAAAAATATTACTTACAGCCCGGTGGTATTTCAGCAGATTGACTGCCACAGCTTCAGCCTTGAAGTCGGTCTGGAGCTTATTGTAATTCATGTCTACAATATTATTCTCATGCATAGTGTTTCCTGTGATTATGACTTGTAAAGATAATATATCTCATAAGTTTGAAAAAATATTTTAACAATAATTTTATTCTAAAAATACTAATTTATTGATATTAGTAAGAAAATTTTTCTGCAAATACCGTAAAGATACGGAGAAAAGCCGGGTAAATCAAAGTTTATAATTTACATTTTAAAGTTCATAATCAGGTATTTAAACGAGAATATCCCAACACAATATGTACATTTTAATGATCAAATAAGTTTTTGTTTAAAATCATTAATTAGCGTTATCAATTGATTGACCCTATCTATAATTTTGAACTGCCACTTCCCTGTTTGTCCAAAAGTTCTACAAATCTGAGAATTTTCTCATGGCCGGAAGGTTAAATTTTATTAACATAATATTATAACAATAAATCGGCGATAGGTAATGCTCATTCCGAACGTGGGCCGTATCTTTGCAGACTGAAAATTGTTATTTAAAATGAAAAGTATTTATTCTAAAATTCTGATTTTAGCATTCATCGCCTCTTCACTTTATTCTTATGCGTGGGGATTAACGGGACACAGAGTTATCGCTGAAATCGCCCAGAACCACCTTTCCGGAAAAGCAAGAAGAGAAATCAGAAAGATCATG encodes the following:
- a CDS encoding T9SS type A sorting domain-containing protein, which gives rise to MKLKITFLSVCASFLINAQISNTNELRATHLPGTTFKLNVENFKRNVESKKKNSSKIADQSIVLTLIDGSQQEFILSENNLVNKRLKDIVTFDGYSKDRQSRIKLTLAGDKVTAMIKTAQGYFIIEPYKTQAGEYRIYNSSEMFGENFQCGTDETEFKKSLEAIGHALNVQKSVTGFPYGGQMKTFRMAVATTGEFTSSFSNQDAALAELVAMMNLINQIYESELSISFTLISKTTDKTLLFTDAATDPFTVNASFASAANSQAGFDIMNTNGTLPYADYDIGHTFNIMPGAGGSAQGQAGPQPCNSSFKARAWSQWTLSMPKSLTANLIVHEMGHQFGAWHTYNAVGGSAGSPTFCTAGWNGDSAVEPGAGSTIMAYGNNCTTPNDQTNSGNNGLNYFHAKSIDQILNTLSVYSTCFNAVAVANTPPVANAGNTAISIPKNTPFKLKGIGTDAEDTHLSYTWDQVDVASANDKGAFGSTINGVGGYSAVNSTTAPLFRSEQSTTTTERYFPKMRFVLNNQNTPPTNAAEALPLVARTMKMRFTVRDNSAVSGGADSDQVVVTVTDQGPLAVTYPNTNVTVNNDTNMNVTWDVNQTNTLKNTVNILLSTDGGDTFPYTLASDVPNNGTATVLIPFLPYTDKARIKVTAVINNYAEFFDVSNTNFTINSTCNAFPSVMVENAKVVTAIQGSAQANLNLQPQTSSADSYSSKIITFATANMSPNPLYIYNQTSTAPYQILASTSLIPYKFKVTETGSYTISYPSPDAVIMTVYKGNQVNVANFVTSNGVYSGTGTSLSYYRSFSVNLEKGVEYFMTAKNLGGTAIGASVTVSNEGPGSFFNVMDTPAGLSYTYIAINTATNTIVAQSTTADFTSLPVGTYTVQGISYTGTAANLLNKSIAELTQSKTCLQLSKNNVSLIITAALATGDIAKKQIGLVPNPVKDYLHIYSDEKISHYEIYDASGRLMETNVMNNSEINFSKFKTGVYMLKLLNNKTIISQSKVIKK
- a CDS encoding metal-dependent transcriptional regulator translates to MKTTLTEENYLKALFHLVDNEGKVTINELSKFLNVKMPSVNNMMKKFAEKKWVIYETYKPLIVTESGRREASLVVRKHRLTEMFLVKKMNFGWENVHEIAEQLEHVHSQIFFDKMDEILDYPKFDPHGEPIPDKDGNIIAQDLQKLSTCEVGETVVFASVTLSDDAFLSYLNDRKLLLNTKVKIIKIESFDKSMTIEIGNSKEVLSKKATEKILVKK
- a CDS encoding subclass B1 metallo-beta-lactamase IND-2: MKKSIQLLMMSMFLSPLINAQVKDFVIEPPVKPNLYLYKSFGVFGGKEYSANAVYLTTKKGVVLFDVPWQKEQYQTLMDTIQKRHHLPVIAVFATHSHDDRAGDLSFYNQKGIKTYATAKTNELLKKDGKATSTEIIKTGKPYKIGGEEFMVDFLGEGHTVDNVVVWFPKYKVLDGGCLVKSRTATDLGYTGEANVKQWPETMRKLKTKYAQATLVIPGHDEWKGGGHVQHTLDLLDKNKKPE
- a CDS encoding TssN family type VI secretion system protein, which gives rise to MEISSVKGIFLRYILMPLIAIIMMVILGIIRRNKPAIKIKVIIVYVLLCSLCLAIPGIFGFAGNLFNPYWYLIAQIIYLIFGIIHVNLLHKYFKKHIDSVAMSILFESILSLTCIALGGYLFTLLFNFMSKGTGYAVMAATSMLIFVVPMVFYYCYIQFISIPFDIYKTWRYSPEQKLPDFEGADFDRLMVLNVELSKNLEDSNRFRIKAKTLPTGVTFGDWFYRVVDDYNHKNPGSIIHLSDEEREPYYWIFYTKKSFFSFRKYIDFDQDISTNSISENEVVICKRVIQHEEEGVVRKA